GCAGACCCCGCTGCTCTGGGCCCTGCGTGATGCCGCGAACCTGACCGGAACCAAGTACGGTTGTGGCGTGGGTGATTGCGGCGCTTGCATGGTCCTGATCGACGGTGCGGCGCTGCGGAGCTGCCTTGTCACTCTCGCCGAGTGCGAGGGGCGTGTGGTCAAGACGATCGAAGGCTTGTCACGCGACCGTTCGCACCCGGTGCAGCAAGCGCTAGTGGCTGAACAGGCGATCCAGTGCGGGTTCTGCACGCCGGGTATCGTCATGGCCGCTGCGGCGCTGCTCTCCACCAATGCCGATCCATCGGAAGAGCAGATCAAGCAGGCGATCACCAACTTGTGCCGCTGCGGTGTCTATCCTCGTCTAGTGCGCGCAATCCAGAGGGCAGGGCGGGTCACCCGTCGGGCCGAACGCATCAGCGCCGCGCCGGCGCCGGGCATCGACGCCCAGGATGCGGCCGCTGCCGTGCCGGCCATGCGCGCGGATTAATCGAAGGAGCAAGTTTTGAAGGCGACGATCTGGCACAACCCGAACTGCGGTACCTCGCGCAAGGTCCTGGCGCGGCTGCAGGAGCACGGCGATCTCGAGCTGACGGTCGTGGAATACCTGAAGCATCCACCGAGCCGCGAAAAGCTCGCGCAACTCTATCGCGATGCGGGCATGGCGCCGAGCGAAGGCCTGCGCCGGCGCGGCACCGATGCCGACGAGCGCGGGCTCCCCTCAGCGAGTCCCGACACCGTGCTCGATGCGATGGTGGCAGAGCCTGCATTGATCGAGCGTCCGCTGGTGGAAACCGAGAAGGGCGTGAGGCTGTGCCGCCCCGCGGAACGGGTCGAAGAGATCCTCTAGGTAATGGTGCGGCTTGCATTGGGCCGGCTAATTTGCCAGTCCCCGGAACACATGAGCGTGCTCAATCAACGAATGACCGCGCTTGGCGCAATGAAAGGGGCGCGTTCCTACTCATGAATGGCAGCGAGTTAGCCGAGGAGCGTCGCTCCGGGCTCCGGCAGCGTGTTAAGCAGGCGCTGGGGCCGGCGGGCGTGTTCTTCCAGGGGTTCCTTGAACACCCGCGCATGGTGGGCTCGATCATTCCATCGTCGAGGTCGACCATCGACAAGATGCTCGAACCGGTGAAGTGGGACGAATGCAAGCTGTTCGTCGAGTACGGACCCGGCGTAGGCACGTTCTGCCAGCCGGTGCTCGACCGGCTCCCGCGCGACGGCGAGCTGCTGGTGATCGACACCAACCCGCTGTTCATCGACTATTTGAAGAAGACCATCCGCGACAGCCGCTTCCATGCGGTGCTCGGCTCGGCCGAAGATGTCGAGGACATCGTCCGCTCGCTTGGACACGAACACGCCGACTATGTGCTGTCGGGCCTGCCATTCTCGACACTGCCCGATGGAGTCGGCCCCTCGATTGCGGCCGCTACTTATCGCGTGGTTCGGACGGGCGGCGCGTTCCTGACCTATCAGTTCAGCACCGTGGCGCGCGACTTGACCGCCCGCCATTTCGAGCGGGTGGACACCGGCTTCACCTGGCTCAACATCCCGCCGTGCCTGCTAGCCTGGGGCTGGAAGGCCGCTTGAGGGACTTCCCCCTCCTCTGGTGAGGAGGGGGCTCCAGCCTATTCGAAGGTTTCGCTGACGGCCTCGGTGCTCGGACCGGCCAGCTGTTTGTGCGTGGCCGCCAGGACGGCGAGGAACAGTACCGCCACCACCATATTGAAGAAGCCGTCGATCACGCCGTTGGCGATCTGACCGGCGGTTTCGCCGCCAACGGCCGCGAACAGGGCGACGAAGAGGCCCACCACTATTGAGATCACTGCCGCGACGACGAACAGCAGGACATAGAAGAAGAACAGCCGCACGCTGTTGCCCTTGGTCAGGCGCCACGATCGTTGCAGGGCTGCAATCGGATTGAACACCCGCTCGATCGCGATCACTGGCGCAACCAGCGAGAATTTCGTCATCAGGTAGCAAAGGGCCACGAAGGCCACGAGGCCAAGCAGGACTCCGATGGCTACGTTGGTGCTCGCTCCCACCATGATCGGAATGAACATCAGGAGCATCAGCGCAAAGCCCATCAGGAGCTGCGCGAGAATATAGGGGATCAGGCACTTGGCGCCGATCACCAGCGCTTCGCCCACGGTGGGCCGGCGCTTGTCGGTCAGCAGCGTCAGCAGGCCAAGCATGCCGATGCCTTGGAGAATGGCCGATCCGAGGATCAACCATTTAACCTGGTCGAATGTCGCAGCCATCTGCTCGAGCGCCGCGTCGAATGCCTGAGAGGGGTCGGCCGGCTGGGCCATTCCGCCAGCGCCCATCGCAGCGGCGTAGTCCGGCATCAGCAGGACGAGTGTCAGGTAGGGCAGGAAGAAGAACACCGCGGCCACGATCAGCACCACGTCGCGATTGGCGCGCAACAGCGCCATTGCGTCGTTCCATGCCCGCCCCATGTCGAATTCCATGTATCTTCCCTCTCCGAAAACCGAACTAGCCCTTGATAAGCCGGATTCGAGGCGCCAGCAAACTACGTGAAATGCCTGATGAAATGAGAACGGTCCTGGAAGGCGGGGTGGAATGGCGACAGAGTCACTCCCTGGTCCCCTATCGCGAGGCGCTGGCCGCGCAGGAAGCGCGCAACTCGGCCATCGCCGCGGGCGAGGCGCCGGAGCTTGTCTGGCTGCTCGAACATCCTCCGGTCTACACCGCCGGGACCAGCGCCCCTGCCGGTGAATTGCTCGATGCGCGCTTCGAGGTGGTCGCGACTGGAAGGGGCGGGCGCTACACTTACCACGGCCCTGGACAGCGCGTGGGCTATGTCCTGCTCGACCTGAGCCGCCGCGGGCGCGACGTTCGGCATTTCGTGCACTCGCTGGAAGAGTGGGTGATTGCGACGCTGGGAGACTTCGGTGTGGAGGCCTGGGCCGTGCCCGACCGCATCGGCATCTGGACGCGCGACGTGGACGGCTCCGAAGCCAAGATCGGCGCGATCGGCGTGCGGGTGCGCAAGTGGGTGACGATGCACGGGTTCTCGGTGAACCTCGATCCTGACTTGTCGCACTTTTCGGGCATCGTGCCCTGCGGCATCGCTGAATTCGGCGTCACCAGCCTTGCCCGGCTCGGCCTTGCGGTTACGCCCGAGGAATGGGATGGGGCCTTGCGCGCCCGCGCTCACTTCATGACGGCACTCGAAACGGACTGAGAATGACAGACAAGCGCCTGATCTCTGCTCTCGCGGCTCTTACGCTGCTCTCTGGCTGTGGTGGAGCGAAGACCTCGACGGACGACGACAGCCGGTCGGCTTCGGGCGAGGTGCTCGAAGGCACGGCCAGCGATGCCATGCTG
Above is a genomic segment from Altererythrobacter sp. Root672 containing:
- a CDS encoding (2Fe-2S)-binding protein, which encodes MTDLTVNDRPVRFSMDPQTPLLWALRDAANLTGTKYGCGVGDCGACMVLIDGAALRSCLVTLAECEGRVVKTIEGLSRDRSHPVQQALVAEQAIQCGFCTPGIVMAAAALLSTNADPSEEQIKQAITNLCRCGVYPRLVRAIQRAGRVTRRAERISAAPAPGIDAQDAAAAVPAMRAD
- a CDS encoding arsenate reductase family protein, giving the protein MKATIWHNPNCGTSRKVLARLQEHGDLELTVVEYLKHPPSREKLAQLYRDAGMAPSEGLRRRGTDADERGLPSASPDTVLDAMVAEPALIERPLVETEKGVRLCRPAERVEEIL
- a CDS encoding class I SAM-dependent methyltransferase, encoding MNGSELAEERRSGLRQRVKQALGPAGVFFQGFLEHPRMVGSIIPSSRSTIDKMLEPVKWDECKLFVEYGPGVGTFCQPVLDRLPRDGELLVIDTNPLFIDYLKKTIRDSRFHAVLGSAEDVEDIVRSLGHEHADYVLSGLPFSTLPDGVGPSIAAATYRVVRTGGAFLTYQFSTVARDLTARHFERVDTGFTWLNIPPCLLAWGWKAA
- a CDS encoding glycerophosphoryl diester phosphodiesterase membrane domain-containing protein — translated: MEFDMGRAWNDAMALLRANRDVVLIVAAVFFFLPYLTLVLLMPDYAAAMGAGGMAQPADPSQAFDAALEQMAATFDQVKWLILGSAILQGIGMLGLLTLLTDKRRPTVGEALVIGAKCLIPYILAQLLMGFALMLLMFIPIMVGASTNVAIGVLLGLVAFVALCYLMTKFSLVAPVIAIERVFNPIAALQRSWRLTKGNSVRLFFFYVLLFVVAAVISIVVGLFVALFAAVGGETAGQIANGVIDGFFNMVVAVLFLAVLAATHKQLAGPSTEAVSETFE
- the lipB gene encoding lipoyl(octanoyl) transferase LipB, which gives rise to MRTVLEGGVEWRQSHSLVPYREALAAQEARNSAIAAGEAPELVWLLEHPPVYTAGTSAPAGELLDARFEVVATGRGGRYTYHGPGQRVGYVLLDLSRRGRDVRHFVHSLEEWVIATLGDFGVEAWAVPDRIGIWTRDVDGSEAKIGAIGVRVRKWVTMHGFSVNLDPDLSHFSGIVPCGIAEFGVTSLARLGLAVTPEEWDGALRARAHFMTALETD